From Trichocoleus sp.:
AATGACTGGATTACTGCTTGATACAGAGTTAAATCCACTGCAGCGTGATTTTGCCGAAACAATTCGGCTTAGCGGCGATAACCTATTAACATTGATTAACGAAATCCTTGATTTCTCTAAGCTGGAAGCAGGTGAAATGGAACTAGAAATTCTTGATTTTAATTTGGCAACCTGTCTTGAAGAAATTATTGATCTTTTAGCCGTTTCAGCCTACAAAAAAGGATTGGAAATTGCTGCACTCATTCATCCCAATGTTCCCACTGGTCTACGAGGGGACATGAGCCGTTTGCGACAGATTTTGACGAATTTAGCGAGCAATGCCATTAAATTTACGGCAGTGGGCGAGGTTAGCATTCATGTTTCGCTAGAGGCAGAAACAGAGACGATCGCTCAAGTCCGTTTTGTTGTCAGTGATACGGGTATTGGTATTCCACTGGAAGCTCAACAAAAACTGTTTCAGCCGTTTACTCAGGTCGATGCATCAACGACTCGTCAATATGGTGGTACAGGCTTAGGGCTGGCGATCTGCAAGCAGTTGGTAGAATTGTCAGGCGGAACGATCGGGATAGATAGTTCAGAGGGTAAGGGTTCTCAGTTCTGGTTTACCATTCCTTTTGAAAAACACTCCGACTATTTTATGACTGCTAATGTTGTCGATCGAGCCGCAATTGCGAGTCTCGATGGGCTGAGATTATTAGTTGTAGATGACAACGAGACAAACCGTAAAATTGTTCGCTATCAAACGACTGCTTGGGGAATGCAGGTCGATGAAGCCTGTAGTGCAGCTGAGGCGTTGCCCCTAATGAAGCAAGCCGTTCAACAAGATCAACCTTATGATGTTGCGATTCTGGATATGCAAATGCCAGAGATGGATGGAGAACAGCTTGGACGATTGATTAAGGCAGAGGCAGCACTCGCATCAACACATCTCGTCATGATGACTTCTCTCTATCAGCAGCGAACGCTCTCCTATATGACTGATTTAGGATTTGCTGCCTACTTAGTAAAACCCGTGAAACAATCCCGTCTATTTGATTGCTTATTGCAAGTGACTCAGCCAACACCCATTGAAATTCAACCGCAGCCCATCAAACCAATCGCTCCAGCCATAACAGCAACCCTGCCCAAATTGAGGATTCTCCTTGCCGAAGACAGCTTGATTAACCAAAAAGTTGCGATTAATCAACTGAAGAGTTTAGGGTACGAAACAGACGTTGCTGCAAATGGGCAAGAAGTACTGGAGCTAATCAGCCAGATTGAGTACGACCTGATTCTGATGGACTGCCAAATGCCTGTGATGGACGGTTACACCACTACTCAAGTTATTCGCCAACAAGAGGGACGGCAACACCCAATCATCATTGCAATGACGGCAAATGCGATGAAAGCCGATCGAGACCGCTGTCTTGCGGTTGGGATGGATGATTATTTAAGTAAACCTGTCCAAAAAGAAGCACTGGCACTGAAGCTGGTTCAGTGGAGCGAAACGATCGCTAACGCATCCCTTGCTGCAACTGACCCTAAACCGATTCAGCCTGAAGCCTCAAAAATTGAACAACAGCTGATCGATTGGGACTATTTGAGCCAGATTTCAGATGGAAACCGTGAGTTTGAAAAAGAGCTGCTGCAAGTTTTACTGGAAACACTGCCGCCTCATCTTGAAAGCCTTGAGCGTCATGTACATTTGGACAACAACAAGGGAGTTCAGCAGGAAGCACACTATATTAGGGGATCGAGCAGTAGCATTGGGGCAAAAGTAATGGGAGAGTTAGCTGCACAAGTCGAGGAGCAGGCTCAAAAAAGTTTGGCTGGAGAAGTAGAACAGTGTTTAACTGAAATGAAAGATTGTTTCGCTCAAATGCAAGCGGCAATCCTATCAAAGCTATCGTAGTGAAATTACGAGTTTTATGCCTGGGAATTCTCACAACTCCAGTGGGAAAGGAGCTTTGCAATCAGTAGCTTTTCACAATTAAAAGACAATTTCGATCGCTTTCAAATCGGCTGTACTCGAAGCGATCGGCAATTTTTTTGAGCAGTTTTAGTCCGCGTCCACTCGAAGCACTAACATCGACCCGTTCAGGTAATTTTTCAAGTTGGTGGATGAGATCAAACGGCTGCCCATAATCCCAAATGCGAATTTCTAATTGCTGTTCCAGAAGCGTAACTTCAATCTCGATCGGTGTTTCGGTTGCATAACCCCGATGAGCATGACGCACAGCATTGGTAAACCCTTCTGCCAAAAGCGTTTGACATTGAATTAAAGCTGTTCTAGGAAGATAGGGTTCAGTTACCTGATTAAACCAGGGTAAGACGTGGTTCAGGTCTGTGAGATCTGTCTTTGCAGCGAAAGATATTCTTTGCACAAGTATAGATGTAGGAAAAGCTCGAAGCAACCGACTTGTTACGTTTGATCGCTAGTTCTAAACTATCTTCTTTGATTAATCTACTTTTAATTTATTTTAGTATGAAAATAGCTGTGAAGTCAGTGATACTGGATGGATTAAAGCTTATCCAATACCCTAATCGCCAGTTAAATAAAATATAAACGTGAAAACACGGGAATTTAAGCTTGGAACTCTCTCAAGCATGATCAACACTGATCTAGTCTTCTCATCATTAATCTAATTTTCTCCAGCTTTTTGGGAATACTAGGGATACGGAGTTGGCTTGAGACTCTGCGCTGTGGTCTTGAAGCTGAAGGCAACTCAGAAATGGATACAACTGAACTTTTGAGAGAATATGCGATCGGACGCATCAATTTCAGCAATATTACGTTGCATGAAGCACAGCTTAGTAAAGCAAAACTACCTTTTGTCATCTTCTCTAAAGCAAGTTTCCGGAAAGCAAATCTTATCTGCCGGAAATCTGACTTGTCAGCTTCAACGCCAATTGCTTCAGCCTCACTACCAGCAATGCGAGTGGCTGCAAACGGCTGAAGAACTGCATAAGCTTACCCCTGATATCGCTCTCCTGAAGATTTAAGCTGAAACCCATCACAGTCTATGTTTCAGATTCTTGTAATTGACGATGATCCAATTGTGCGAATGGTGCTCAAAAATGCCCTGAAAGAGCAGGAATATCAGGTGACGTTTGCGAAACGAGGCGATGAGGGACTTGCCCAAGCACAGCAGCTTCGTCCTGCTTTGATTATTTGTGATTGGCTCATGCCAGGACTAGATGGTTTGGAAGTATGTCGTTGTGTGAAAGCAGACCCAACACTAACAACGGCTTTTTTTATCCTGCTCACTTCTCGTTCAGCGATCGAAGACCGGGTGCGAGGACTCGACAGTGGAGCCGACGATTTTTTGTCAAAACCGATCGAAATCAATGAGCTAAAAGCACGGGTTCGGTCAGGATTAAGGCTCTACCAGTCCTCTCAAGAACTCCAACGACTCGCTCAGGATTTGCAGCAGCAGAAGCAGATCTTAGAAACCGAATTAGCGGAAGCAGCAGCTTATGTTCAATCTCTGCTGCCCGATCGCCTGAATGGAGCAATCGCAACGGATTCTCGCTTCATTCCTTCCCGACAACTCGGTGGGGATTGCTTCGACTATTTTTGGCTCAATTCTAGCCATTTTGCGCTGTATCTTCTTGATGTTTCGGGACATGGATTAGGAGCAGCCCTACCCTCTGTATCCGTGCAGAACCTCTTGCGATCTCAGTCTCTTCAAAGTGTCGATTTTGAGGAACCAGCGGCGGTCTTGCAAGCACTCAACAAAATTTTTCAAATGACAACGCACCACGATCGGTACTTCACAATCTGGTATGGCGTGTACAATTGCCAAACGCGGGAGCTGAAATATGCCAGTGCCGGACATCCGCCTGCAATTCTCATTTCAAAAGATGCCACAGAATTACAGCACTTAAAGACAAAAGGAACTCCAATTGGGATGTTCCTCGATCGGCAATATCAAACCGAACGATGTCATCTTGCTGAAGCAAGTACGCTTTACCTCTTCAGTGACGGCATTTATGAAATCAAAAAGTCGGATGGTTCTCTGTTAGGGCTGCAAGACTGCGCCCAAATGCTGCGATCGCACCATAATTTTAATCGCGAGAATCTGACAGCTATCTTACAAACGATTCAATCTCTTCAAAAAAGTGAAATCTTTGAGGATGACTGTTCTTTACTCCAAGTTAAGTTCCAGTAAGGCGATTTCTGAGGATGTCTAGCACAATAGACCTGACTCACAGGGCAGCCCGATTAAACTCTTCCTGACTGCCAAAGATCTCAAAAACGCCGTCCATATCGGTCAGATCAAGCAGCATTTTGACCTGATCGTTCAAGGAGCATAGCGCAAGCCGACGTCCAGCTTCTCGGACTCGTTTAAGTGCAATGACCAGCGCACCCAAGCCGGAACTATCCATAAACGAAACAGACTCAAAGTTAATCAGAATTTGGCTCGCCCCAGCCTGAATCGTCGTAGCGACTTCCTGTTGCAATTGGTTGCCATTCACACCATCCAATAAACCCTTGGGTTGAATCACTTTTACTGTCATTGCAATCTTATTGAGTCAAAGGATTTCCTAACTTTTGTCTGTCGTTAGTATTCCCGTTGCAAGTCAGAAAATAGCATTGCTTCTCTCTCCGTTGAGGGAACTAGGGGCAGCTAAGCTTTAAGGTCGGGATTATTCGATCGAATCATTGCACTGACTAAACGATATAGAATTCTGGCACCAACATTGCCATTCCATTCATCGTCTCCCGGTGCCACTTCACAGAGATCGAAACCGATAATTTTTTTGCCAGAACTTGCAAGACGCTGCAACAGATAAGCTGCTTCTGTAAATTGAAGCCCGCCCGGAACGGGAGTTCCCGTATGAGGACAGAGCGACGGATCGAGACCATCAATATCAAAGCTAACGTACACATTTTCAGAGAGTAGCCCGATCGTCTCATCACAAATCGACTGCCAGGTTTGCCCAGAGAAGACCTGCTCTTTGAGCGTCCAATCATAGAAAGTGACAACTCGCTGATTTGAGGAGGCAATCCGATCGGCTTCTGCCGGACAGAGATCACGGATGCCAATTTGAACGAGGCGATCGATCTGGGGCAGCTTTAGAGCATTATCCATAATCGAGGCATGGGAATATTGGAAGCCTTCGTAGGCAACCCGCAAATCTGCGTGAGCATCGACATGCAGAATGCTGTAATGGTCATATCGCTTCGCAAGTGCCTGCATTAAGCCGAGTGGAGCACTATGGTCGCCACCCAATGCGCCAACCAGCTTACCCTGATCTAGCAGACCTGTCGCTTCTTCTTCCAGCCAAGCGTTTAGCTCAACGGAAGCTTTGTTAATCTCATCAATCACAGCCGTCCAGCGATCGGGTGAGTCTCCTTGTTCCAGCGCCGCAATATAGTCGGATGCTTTGGCTCGGAGCGCATCATTTCGCGCCAACCACTCTGACGAGATAGGCTGGGCTACCACCCCCGTTTCCCAAATGCGAACACCCTGCGGATCATAAAGATCGAGCTGAGTCGAAGCATCGATTACGGCTGCGGGTCCACGGGCAGTGCCTGCACCATAAGAGACAGTGACTTCCCAGGGAACTGGCAGAATGACGACCTGTGCAGTTTCCAGCGTGAACGGCAGACCAAAAATCCCGGCGGTTTTGCTGCCAACGCCATTGGGGTCATAAGTCGCCAAAGATTCCAGGCGAGCGGAGGTGGATGCAAAATTCACCATGAGTTAAGACGGCTATGAAGGGTTAAAGATCGGTTATGCCTCAGTTATGCCTGGAGCAAGTCCCGCACAAAATTCGGCAGGGCAAAAGCGGCAGAATGCACCATCTCATTGTAATATTTCAGCCCTTGCGATTGGCTGAAGAGACGGGCGCGATCGGTATCAAAGCCCTTAAGCGGGTGAGCACTGCCCTTCGAGGCATAAGCAAAGCTCCACATCCCAGTTGGATAGGTGGGAATGAATGCTAGATAGCAGTGAACATTATCCGCGCCAAAGATGCGCTTGTGGCACTGAAAAACTGACTGAAACACAGGTGCATTAAACATCGGTGATTCACTCTGAGCCACCAGGACACCATCATCCGTCAGACAACGATGCACCTCTCGATAGAACGCCTCATTGAATAAGCCTTCTGCGGGTCCAACGGGGTCAGTCGAATCCACAATGATCAGATCAAAAGAGCGATCGGCAGCTTCGCGGATGTATTGAATCCCGTCAGCGACGTGTAATTTCAGCTTTGGATGGTCGAGTGAACTGGCGATCGTTGGCAGATATTGTTTGCAAGCATCGATCACAAACTCATCAATTTCAACAAGCACCACTTCTTCCAGGCTGTCATGCCGCAGCAGTTCTCGCACCGTCCCCCCGTCTCCACCCCCAATCACCAGAGCACGCTTCGAGTTGGGGTGCGTCAGCATGGGGATATGAGTAATCATCTCATGGTAAACAAACTCATCTTTCTCGGTACACATAATCATGTCATCGAGCACAAGCGTGTTGCCAAACTTGTAAGTTTCGTATACCTTGATGTCCTGAAAGGGTGAAGTTTTGCGATAGAGCAGATCCCCTGAATGACGCAGTGAAAAGGCAGAATCTTCATTGCGTTCGGTCATCCACACGTTGCGGTTGTAGTGTGGTGCAACTACAGGGGGAGTCGCTGGAACTACATCAGTGGGAACCGAAGATTGCTCTTGCAGAAGCCGATAAGAACCGCGCCACATTTCTGTTGCTGAACCATATTCTGCCCCTAGCGCTTCCTTTAACAAGTGATACGCCGTCCAAGTATCTACGCTTTCGCCGCAGGTGAAGAGGTCGAGGGAGGCGAACCCGTATTCGGGCCAGGTATGGATTGCCAGGTGACTCTCTTGAATGACAACAACGCCGGATACACCAAACGGCTGAAAGTGGTGAAAAGTTGAGTTGAGTACCGTTGCTCCAGAATCTCTTGCTGCCCGAATCATACTCTGCTCGATATACGTGACATCGTTCAGCTTGGTTCCGGAACACTTGTAAAGTTCAATCACAAGATGTCTACCCAATGCTTCCATGTTCAATCACCACCTAGACCAAAAAATTAAGGCACAAACCTTGCATTGTACATTAAATATCAGGCAGTGATGCTGGGATATTTACGGGCAGAAAAGATCACCAGTCGATTGTGTGCTTTCAAGCCATCCAGTCGCTCGTTTTGGCAGGTCAAATTCCCCTCAATCCTCCTAGAAAAGTGGGGCTTTGAGCCATTCGGCTTTCTGCTTGTCCTAGAGAGCCAAATTGGATTGCAAGGTTTTAAGGCACGTCTTGACCTATCTCAACAGAGCAGTATCTTGTCTTTGAAAAATCTCTTTCAAGCATTAATATTGGCCAGGCGCGTGCTTAACTTGCAAGCTTTAAATTACCAGACTCATATTCTGCCAAAACAACTAAAACAGCTCGTTCTTCAATACGCAAGTCATAAGTGTTATCAGGGGCTATTTGCTCTGGCGAAATCCAAAGCGGCTCAACCAAGGAAAGGAGTTTTCCTTCCAGATAAACATCTAAAATCAGTGGGTGAATGTAGTATTTGCGGCAGGTTGCAGGACGATTGCCGAGACGACTGGCGGTGTGCTTGACTGCCTCTGTGACATTTTTCTTTGCTTCCGTTTGGGAGGAAAATGAGCCGATCGATCGAAGCTCTTGTAGCGCATGTACTGTTCCTGCCCAAGTCCGAAAATCCTTTGCTGTAAAATTCTCTTCAGCAAGTTCTTGAATATAATCATTCACATCTTTTGAGCCAACCGATTGACGTTCTCCGTTTTCGTCAATGTATTGAAACAAATCATGTCCTGGTAAATCACGACAGGATTTCACAATTTTGGCTAGACGTCGATCGCCCAGTTCGATCTCATGCTCAACCCCGCTTTTACCACGAAACTGAAAATAGAGTTTGCTGCTGGATACTTGAACATGCTCGTCACGCAGCGTTGTTAACCCAAAAGATTCGTTTTGCTGCACGTATTCTTCATTGCCAACCCGAATCAGGGTTTTTTCCAGAAGCTGGACAACCGTCGCCAGAACTTTTTCCCGACAGAGTTTTTGTAGCCGTAAATGGCGATCGGTTTGCTCCCGAATGGAAGGGAGGGTTTGTGCGAAACGCACCATGCGATCGAATTTGGTTTCGTTGCGGATTTTGCGCCAATCGGGATGATAACGATATTGCTTGCGTCCTTTCGCATCACGTCCAGTTGCCTGAAGATGTCCATTCGGTGCTGGGCAAATCCAAACTTCTGTCCAGGCAGGTGGAATGACTAATGTTTTGAACCGTTGTAATTCATCTGGATCTCGAATCGGTTTGCCATTCAAGTCTAAATAAGAGAATTCCGTACCCGATAGCTTGCGACGAATACCGGGTCGATTATCACTGACATAGCGCAGACCAACCGCCTTCGCACATTGAACCGGATCGATGCTCAACATTGCCCACTACTGCCCCAATATCGCTTAATAAGACGAAATAGCTGGAGTGAAAAAACAGGGCTAAATACGATGACGCACTTAACCCTGATGTCGCTTATACTTGAGAGGTTTTTGAGAAAAATTTATCTAATTAGCCGATCGTTACCTGGCTCGTATCCACAGAAGTCGCACCATTCACGCCACGAGCCACAGATACCATTTTGTTCAACAAATCCTGGCTTGGAGCTTTTCCTTTCAGAACCACGGTGCCGGCTGTTTGAGCGACATAAACAGTATCAACATCATCAATTCCTGGGTCTTGATCAAACGCAAGAGCAACTCGTTTCGCTAGACCACTTTGATCATATTCGCCGTTCAATCCAACCCGCTCAGGTGGAATTGACTCTTGAGTGCTTGCCGGAGATACAGTTGCAGTTGCAGCAGACCCTGTTTGAGCTTGAGGTTGTTGACCCTGATTTTGCTGTGGCTTCTGAATGCCAAAAAGTCTTTGTAACCAACCCATTCTTTGCTTTTCCTTAACGAACGAACAATCTAACTTTTATTCAGTTTCTATTGATCATTCAAGCGGATTTAGATCCTGATGCTATCTAACTAGAGGTGGAACTGGATTCCAGAAAAAACCTGTAAAAAGTAAGTAATTGGAGTTTACTGATGCGTTCGATAGTCAGCATCTAACCAGCATCTTGGTAAATCTTCACCCGATGGAAAGACTAGGCTTGATTTAGCAATTTCTTCAGGTGGCTGCTCTTCCTGTCCTTCTTGGACCTTGCCACTAATTTTGTCGGACATTGGATCGATCAACTTGAGTGTATCGACAACCTCAACTAAAGTACCTGTTTGCTTATCTTGTAAAAACATAATCTTTACTGTCCACAACTAGAAACATGAATAAAGTTTATCAACCTAGATTAGAAGCTGAAGAGTTTTGATTAGGGCATTCTCAAATTGGAGATTCCGATCAATCACTCTTAAAAAAGGGGCTTTGACCTGTATAATTCTTCCCTCTGCTAAAGAGAGCTAGGGAAAAGAAAACACGCTTTTTGACCCTTTAAACAACCTCATTCACTATTAGGGTGAAAACTTAATACGGCATAATCTAAATTCGATTTCATGCCTTACAGCAATCCTAAAAAGACACATTGTTTTAACAGAAACTTGAGTTCACTTGTTAACTTTTGCGCTTCTAGAATTGCTGCACTCCTAGTATTTACTGGCTTAGGTTGAAAATCATCTATCGCAAGTTACAACCTGCTTTGGTCGTACTGCTCTAACCAAAGGCTCATCCTCCCGCACCGCTTTCTCACCTCCTTCCTGTGGGAGAGACAACTCATCATCCAAGCGATCGATACTATCAAAAGGGAAGGGTTATTCTGAGTAAAAATTGTATGAGCAAGCTCTTAATTAATCGTCAAGCCGTGATCGATCGTAATTCAGACCCTATTACTGGCGAAGTTGGTTCTCATCCAGTCGCTGTGGGTGTTGGGGCAGCAGTGGTTGGCGCGATCGGAACGGCAATTGGGGCAGTGGTTGGTCCATTTGGCATTGTGGCAGGGGCAGCGATCGGCGGAATTTTAGGTGGGCTGGTCGGCAAAAGCGCAGCAGAAGCAATTGATCCGACCGTTCGAGATACTGGGTTGAATCGTCGCATGAATAACTTTGGCTCCTCCGACAACGACGGAAAATACATTCAATTTCAGCCTGAGCTACAGCCCGGATCACAATATTTTGAAGACGGCAGCTCTTTGCGATCGCGGTTGGTTTGGAACCAGGATCGACCACTACAGCCAATCAGCACCCCCCTGCTGCCCAGTGAAGATGAGTATTGGCGACAGCACTTTTCAGAGCGGCCCTACTATGAGAGCGGTTTGGAATACGAAGATTATTTGCCCGCTTATCGAGTTGGCTATGAAGGATACAATCGCTATCGCAACACTGGGATGAGCTATGAAGAGGTAGAGCCTGAGTTGCAGCAGATGTATGAGCGTGGCTATCCGATCGCTCGCTTGAATTGGCAGCACGCAAAATATGCAGTCCGGGATGCTTGGCAACGTGTAGAAGCAGCGTTTCGAGTCCGATAAGGTTTAGTCTTTGGGGCGAGGGACTCGGATTCGAGGGGATTGTGGCTGCGTGAGAAGTTGTTGCCAAAGCTGTTCATAGCGTTGAGTCATTGCTTCAACCGTAAAATGGGCGATTGCTTTTTCTCTCGCCTGATTGCCCCATTGCAGCCGTAATTCTGGCTGATCTCGCAGTAGACAAAACGCTTTCGCAAGTCCATCAACATCGTTTTTGTCAATTAGAAGACCCGTTTCGCGATCGATAACTGCCTCCGGCATACTACCAACGCGCGTGGCAACAACAGGTCGAGCCGATAACATCGCTTCAACCATTGCCAGGGGAAATCCTTCAGAGCGAGAAGGCATCGCCAGAACATCAAACTGTGGCAAGTGATCCGCAGGCTGCTCAACCCAACCGCGAAGCTCAACTCGATCGGCAATGCCCAGATCGATCGCCATCTGTTCTAAATTTTGTCTTTCTGCCCCTTCCCCTAAAATCACGACTCGTACTCCTTCTACTTGGGCAGCAGCTCGCAACAGAATATCTTGGGCTTTCATCGCATCTAGTCGTCCAATATTACCAACAATCAAGTTTTTTCCAGGTTGCCGTAATGGTTCGACAAAGCCACGATCGGGTACGCCGTTGGGAATAGAGATAACGCTATTTCGTCCTAGTGCATAGAAATCTTCCATCCGACGGGCACTCATTTCACCAACTGCAACATGAGCATCCACCCGCAACGACAGAAACCGGGTAAGCCAGAGCGGCAATGCATCTGTGGTTCGGAGCGGTAACTGATCAACGCGCACAACCCACACATTGGGTAAAGATAGTGCTGCTGCCAGTCCGATCGCTCCAGCCCAGGGAGTACAGAGATTGCAGTGAATGATGTGGGGACGAAATCGTTGAAACGTAACTCGATGTTGAATGAAGGCAGGAATACCATTTGCGGATAAAACAACGCGATCGATCTGAGAACGGCGATCGGCAATCGCATTGACCACTAGTGGAGACAATCCCACAACCATTATCTGAATATCGGGCGAAGCTGTGGCAACGAGATGTCCCAAGCTAATCTCTGCACCGCCAATTCCGGCTGAATCGGTGTAGACAATGACTCGTAATGGATCGGATGCAGCAGCGTGGATCATGCGGCAAACTCAGATGAAATGAAAGTTGGTGATTTGAGGAGCGATCGATATATTTTCAGATGACTTTGGGTGATCTGTGACCAGGAAAACTGGCGGCTGAAGGCATAGCCAGCGTTTGCCAATCGAGCCCGTAAATCAGGCTGAGTCAGCATTTGAATCAATGCAGCTGCAAGAGCATCCCTATTGCGAGGTTCAATCAGTTGAACCAAATGAGTTGTAATATCTGGATCAGCAGGAGACGCTTGAGTTGCAATGACCGGAAGCCGATGTGCCATTAATGCCAGCAGTGAACCACTCTTCAGCGTTACTCCATGATTAAAAGGCAATACGCCAAGATCTGCACCTGCAAGACACTGAGAAACTGCTTCTGCTTCCAGATAGCCCGTCATTTGCACCCCGTCTTGTAATTGAAGCTCTGCAATTTTTGCTTGCAGTTGGTTCCAGTAACGATCGGCAGCTTCCCCTTGCAGTGCCAGACTTTCGACTCCACCCAAAAGCAATAATTTTGCGGTTGGATGGACAGCCAATACTTGTTGAAAGGCATCCAGCAAGCTTTCAATTCCTTTCACGGGATGCAAAAAGCCGAAGAATACAACAATTAAGTCATCCGTTGACCAACCATACCGTTGACATAATGCCTGCTTCGCCTGCAAACGATCGGGATAAACAGACTCAACATTTGCCGCGATCGGAATTCGATGAACTCGCGAGACAAGGTGAGGTAGACGAGAAGCAATGACCTGTTCGGCATCAGTATTTGTGGTAATCAGGGCATTACTTTGCGTCAGTAAAAAACCATCCTCTCGATCCCACCAACCCTGTGTCTGTCCCCATGTTTTTAGCCATTCCAAAGTGGATGCAGGAATGTATTTTGGTTGCCATTCCCACCAGCCATATTCATGCACTGTCGTGACGATCGGCTGATGCCATTGGCTCATTCGTAGCAGCAGCGGCAGCAGAAAAATTGCCCGATCGAATCCATAGGTTCCGGCAGCATGCTGAATATGTAGAATTTCTGCCTTTGTTGCATGAATGGCTTTAACCAGCGACACAAGATGATTGATATGCCAGCGATCGATCACTCCCTGTACCGTGGGATCACTTGCTGCCTGCGCTGCCTCATGCGTTGTAAGAACCGTAGATTGAATTCCTTGCTCTGCCAGCGTTTCTCGCAAATGACGAGTGTAATGAGCCACACCACAGCGATCGGGTTGATAGGTTCCGGCAATAAAGGCAATTGGGGGCATGGAATGGGTGAGGGGTAGGGATGATTACAGGGCTATCTTGTTTAAAGATGGGGTTTACAGTTCGCTCTTCGCTGTGTAAGTCTTTCCAGGCAACATCTGCTCCCTATCATCAACATTAATTTGTAAAACCTCTAGTGCAGCTTCAACAACAGTTTCCGGTGGAATGTCTAGGCACTCAAGTTGATAGGGACAAGCAAAGGCGTAACAAGGGCTGCAAACAGTGGGACGACGCAGAAGGCGAGAAGGGCTGCAGCGAGGCTGCCATTGACATTCATATTCGGTTCCAGCGAATAGAACAACGCTGGGTGTATTGACAGCATCTGCAATGTGCATCGTGGACGTGTTGTTTGTGAGAATTAGCTTTGCTTGAGCGATTAAAGCCACTAATTCTGGTAGTGTGGTTGCGCCAATAAAATCAATTGCCCGATCGCCTAACGTCGTAAGGAGAGAACGAGATCGATCGCGATCTTTTTCCACGCCCGTAACCACAACTGACCATCCAGTAATTTCGCTAAGGCGACGAGCGGCAGTGGCAAAGCGATCGGAATCATAGTTTCGAGATTGACAGGTTGTCCAGGGGTTGAGCAGCAAATAGTTGGGTGAAACCGATCGCTCTATGAGTTGGCGTTCGATCGACTGTTGCGCTGCATGGGGGATCTGGAGTGAGAGGCGACGATCAATAATATGACAACCAATTGATTCAATCAAGCGTAAATTGCGATCGACCTGATGTATTTCATCAGGAGCAGGCAAAATGGCATGAGTTAGCGCCCCAATATCAGTTTCTTTGGATTCGCCTAGCCGCAATGAAATGCCTGCCAGGGCACAAATCAGAGCAGGAGGATGAGGGCTTTGGCTAAAGCTGGTGAGAATAATTGCTGCATCAAATTGACGGCCGCGAAGCGTTTCGATCAAATTCCATTCCCGTTGAGGATCGAAATCCAACCGTCCCAAATCTTGCCAGAGCACGCGATCGGGCAGCACCTCATCCACCCAGGGCAAGAGTGGCACCACAAGAGAACCTGCCGGACTTGCCATCAGCGTAATTTTTGCTTCAGGAAAGTTTTGCCGCAAAGCACGAAGTGTTGGACTGGTCATCACTAC
This genomic window contains:
- a CDS encoding glycosyltransferase family 4 protein; its protein translation is MPPIAFIAGTYQPDRCGVAHYTRHLRETLAEQGIQSTVLTTHEAAQAASDPTVQGVIDRWHINHLVSLVKAIHATKAEILHIQHAAGTYGFDRAIFLLPLLLRMSQWHQPIVTTVHEYGWWEWQPKYIPASTLEWLKTWGQTQGWWDREDGFLLTQSNALITTNTDAEQVIASRLPHLVSRVHRIPIAANVESVYPDRLQAKQALCQRYGWSTDDLIVVFFGFLHPVKGIESLLDAFQQVLAVHPTAKLLLLGGVESLALQGEAADRYWNQLQAKIAELQLQDGVQMTGYLEAEAVSQCLAGADLGVLPFNHGVTLKSGSLLALMAHRLPVIATQASPADPDITTHLVQLIEPRNRDALAAALIQMLTQPDLRARLANAGYAFSRQFSWSQITQSHLKIYRSLLKSPTFISSEFAA